The sequence AACTTCCAGCTGCAGGTGTTGGTCACTTGGCACTGCTTAATGCTGATTTTGGTAAAGCACCCAGAGCCAATCACCTGACTGAAGAGATAAGCTACAGTCTGACAGTGGACAGCAGTCTGTGTTTGTCCTGGGACGGCCAGCAGGGGGCTTGGACACATCAGGGCTGCAGAACACAGCTAGCAGACACAGATTCAGCTGTCAGCTGCAGGTAAAgcatgtgagtgtgtctgtgtgtgagaatataagaaaacaaacaaacactagaGGACAAATCTGGATGCAGAGGTGATTAACATGCTTCTTTATATTTGCTGAATCCTAGCTGCCACCGTTTGAGACCGCTGAccgtgaagcagcagcagatccAGAGCATCCACAGCACAGCAGATGTGAACCCGTTCCTAAGGTGACCAACCGAGACctggaaaataacaaaaaacactgatctgcacaaatatttttacatgcattttaccaaaaaaaaggggggggggggagaaagaaaCAGTAGGATTTTTTTGCTCATCAGGTTTGAAACGTAATAAAATGAAACCGGATtgctagattttttttcttttatttgtattttgaaatatatcaACCTCTTGACCTGTTGAAGCTACCGGTAAGTTTCTTTTGCAAACAAAATGTACCGTAGAtgaaaaatagaaatataaCATTAGTGTTGATATTTAACGCATCCTCTAAGGcatctctctccttttctttgcttctctGAAACCTCAGCGCATCCACTGATCTGACAGTGCTGGGCATGCTGTTGCTGTTCGTGTGCCTGTACGTCGCGGGGTTGGCGGCGTGTAAAAGAGCTGATGTTGTTGCAACGCAAAGTCAAAGGGTTCACTACCTGTCTGACAACTCTGCATCTGATCCGTATCTCTACGCAGTTACAACCCACACGGGTCTCAGCTCTGCAGCCCGTATGAGTGCAAAGGCAGGgctgtttttggtttctttcaaACTTATCAGCTCCTTTGGTATTTAGCTGTTCTCAAAATATGCTCCTCCTGGATCCTTATGGCCactgtatttgtgtatttcattttttgttgtctttcttCCCATTTTCCCATTGTTTTCCACATACTATTCCCTGCATACAGAGCAGGTAAAGCAGATAAACTGTAACACTCCTCATTCTGTAGCACCTGATGCCGTTTGACATGCTTTATTAAATTATCTGAATATTTTTCGTACACTAATTCAGAACATGTTATAGATTAGTGTAAGAGAATTAATCacataaaaaagtttttaaaagtttttcttcccagactaatgttttttttaatctttatatATTGACCAGGTGTACATATCACTGTATGGTGAAGATGGGTTCTCACAGACAAAAGAACTACATGTCCCAGGATGCACTCTGTTCAGGAGGAACTCTAAAGACATCTTCATACTTAGGTAAAATCCTCAGTGATTTagaaacaagttttttttctttgtgtttgtgttcaataTGTAAGAAAAAGGGAGATAAATCAGTGTAATTTTTCATTATCTCATTACCACGTGCTATAATCTCTGTGTCTTTGCTCCCCCACAGTGCAGCAGAAAGCCTGGGCCCAGTGTGGGGGGTTCACATCTGGCATGACAACTCTGGACCTTCCCCTGATTGGTACCTTACACAGGTGGAGGTATCtgaggtaataaaaaaaatcctataaCAAAAACTGTTTGTGAACACACCTTTTCATTGATGAGTGGACTTTTAAGGTGGTTTGACTTGTTATTCAGGTGCTCAGAGGGCATGTGGTGGGATGCTCTTGGCTGTTTGCTGCCCAGTGCTGGCTGGCTGTGAACAAAGGCGATGGCCGAGTGGAGAGGATGCTGCGTGTTTGCACTCAGGGGATAAACTTTGCTCAGGTACAACACTCATGTTCACATAAAAACTATTTTCGGCATCGTCACAGTGAGTTAATCTACACTAGACATAAAACTTAatgtaatatttgctgctgtGTCACCCCAGGTCTCCCTCTGTGTAATTGCAGATGCTGCGTCTCAAGCTTAATGACTACTTGGCTGATTTCCATACGTGGGTATCCGTGTACAGCTGCCCCTCTCCCAGCTCCTTCACACATACTCAAAGACtaagtgtgtgtctgctgctgctgttggggTACGCATGTGTTGGTGCAGTAATCGTTGCACAAACGGATGATCAGGTAGGCCCTCAAAGTTGAAGATTTGGTGAGCAAGAGCTCTGAAATGCCTTACCTACAGCTCAATGATGCATCTACTTATTCTGTATTTGCAGCCGCTGTTTGCGTTGGGCTTTGTCGATGTGTCCGCTGGTGCTGTAACAAATGGGCTTGTAAGCGTGGTAGCTGTGCTGCCCGTAGCAACAGCGGTGTCTTTCCTGTTTCGACTGCGTGCGGTACAGCCGACGGGGTCACGAGTCCAGCGTGTAAAATGCAGAAAGACTGAAAAGGAATATTCTGAAGGTAAATTGGTTTTCTGTGGACCTCTTTTTGAATTTTGTTGTGTCTTTTCTTGAATTGTTCAttatccttttattttattatctccTCACAGACCCCCTCTCACTAAGCGACAGCACGTTTGACCGCCGTCTCTCCTGGAGCAGCCTCCAGCAGTGGGATGAATCCTGGATGCAGAAATACCAGGTTACACCTCAGAATAGTTTCTGTATTCCCTTCCTTTCCATTTCTCCTCATTGTCATTCTCACAGCTTCTAACATCACTGCCTGacctttctttttctgctgtagGATGCAGACCTGTCGGTTTCATACAGTAATGTGGATGAAGCACCCCACAAAAACAAGTCTGAATTCCTTCCTGGCAGCAGCAGGTTTCATGAAACCCAAAGAGCTTGTTTGTCCAGGGCAAAAGATGAAGGTCAAAAAGAGAAAGGTCTCCAAGGACGATGTTCACCAGACTCTTCCTCTGAGAGAGGAAGCTATTATGATGCCACCGACAAACTGAGAGAAAGACCAACATGTCAGCGGCGTGTCTGTTTGGCCTGGACTCTGTGTCTGCTGTTGTCCCTCTCCTGCCTGGTGCTCTCTGCAGTGCTGGGAATGAGGTAGTGAAAGTAATGTTCATTGTGATAtctgctgttttatctgttataATATTGTATCACGGGTGTCAGTGTCACGCTTTTGAAGCCTCTCTGTGCGTTTTGATGTGTTAGGTTTAACAGTGGCAAGGTTCTGCTTTGGGTCCATTCTCTTTTCATCTCCCTGATGTCTTGCATCTTCATCATTCAGCCAGCTTTGGTAACATAATATGTGCTTTTTATAATCAGCTACACAACTAAATAATGGCACAAaccttaaataaaaatatcatcttgatgtttttcttttacagataCTTGCAGTGGCCTTGGCTGTTTCCTGTTGGCACAGAAAAACATCAGACTTTCATACTTTTTTCAGATTGAGGGAATTCAATATTGAGGCTATGAAACTTTGGAGCCATAGAGGCATTAATGGAGCTGAAGAGCAGCTTACTGAGTCTGCTTTTCCCTACAGACGACGCTCACACCTTAAAAAGGTAATAATCAGACGCTCGTAGAGTTTAATGTTGTTCTGGTTTTTTCCTTCTGCAATGTGAACTCGGTTATTTATCGTTTACAGCTGCTCCGAGCTCGACGGCGAGCTCGGTACCTGGGTCTTGTACGGCCACCGACTCTGGCAGAGCTGAGGAAAACTCAtaggaggaaaagaagagagGCTGTTATTCATAAAACCCTGAGGTGTGCTTTTGCGAATGCATGCGCACCCCTCTATATTTGAtgtaagacttttaagtgctttTCCTTCTCATGCAGGGATTTGTCTCTCAGTGTCGCCATGCTTTCCCTGATGATGTGTATAACCTATGACAGCTCATTCAGGGAACATTACCAGCTCAACAGAGCTGTCAGAAGACACTTTGTGAGGTAGCACCCGAACACTCTTGCTGTATATCTCACTGACATTCACACTTACTTCTAAAGCAGAGAAAAATCAGATGTTATCTTTTATTAGGAACCGTGATCATTCATTTATGTTGATACAAAAGCATACGGAGTGGTGGAACTGGTCACAGACAGGTCTGATAGAGTCACTGTACGAGCACACATCAGCCCAAACAGAGGTAAGCTATGACTTTAAGCTCCAAAGGGACTTAAAACTCCAGGTTGGTGAAGAAAACTCTGACTACGTGTTCACCTCTCTTTGATCCTTCAAAATTAAGAttagtcataaagtcaaaccaAAGCACCACATCGTGACATTCTGATGTCATTCAGCAGCCACATATTGTGATTGGAGAGCCAATCCTGCAGAAGATTGAAATATCTGACACCTCTCCAACTGAGGTTTGTGACCAAAGATGAACTGATAGAAGGATAGATTCATATTTTCTTACATTAAGGAATGCGTGACTTCCTGCACTTATAAGTACTCACAATTAGTTAAGAAAAATGCTGTACTGTACATTTGTTAAACTTGTAATGGCACTGTAAAATCTGGATTTCTAGATTCTGTCTCTGTACTTTAGTTGTGTTTCTTGCCTCACAATTTCCAGGTACCTGTTATGACTTCAACAACGCTATGCGGTCGCCTTAGTTGTTACTCAGGACCAAGCGCTACAGTTGGCTTAGGGCACACAAAGTGAGAGATCCACGATGGAAACTGTTGATTaactcacctttttttttgcttccaaaTAATGATCagttctcctcctctcctgcaggTCTGATTCTGCATCAAAACTGAAACTTCTGCGTTCAGCTGGCTGGTTGGACGGACGGACGGTGGCCCTGAAGGTTCAATTCACCTTGTACAGCCCCGCACCGAACTTGTTCACCAGTGTGACGCTGCTTGCTGAGCGCAGCCCCACCGGTGTCCTGCTGCCCTCTTTGGAAGTCCATTCAGTCAGAGTACATCACACTCCTACTGCCTGGGACTATGCCGTTATGGTCTGCAAGGTAAAACACTACACTAACTTTTAGACTGAGTCTTAAAAGATGCTACAGATTAAGGTTTACAACacatttgaatacattttttttctccttcctcccctctgaccagcttctcttcctcttcttgtcTCTCATACAAATCTCATGCCAAGTGTCCAGTATGGGACAGCAAGGGCTGATTGGATACTGGACAACACCTTGCAGCTGGGTGGAAGTAAGTCTGCCCGAGACAAAATAATCATTCCAGCATAAATGTTTGTAAGACTTTAGAAAGCAGGCGCACACACCAGCTCTCAGTCAGGCGCACACTAATCCAAACAAGATCACGACAACCTCACTGGAAGAATAAAGTAACCTGTGGCTGTTTGTCTAACAACCCTGACaagcaaaacacacagaaatattaTCTGAAGGTCAAATTATCCATGAAGCACAGTGAACGCAgctttctccctctttctgtcttttgcaGGTCGGTGTGCCCACAGCGACACTTGTGCACTATGTGTGTCACATTTATCACTCCGCTGTTATCATGAGCgttgcagagctgctggagagaAACAACCACAGAGGCCGTGTGGACGTTCGCCTCCTGGCTTCCTGGGAACAAGTGAGAGAAATTTACAGCACCTTCTCTtggaaaataaagaataaacccTGTGAGGCGATCATTATGAGCAGCTTGTTTGCACTGTAGTTAGAGTACATTTTAAGAATGCAGAGATATGTTTTCCTCTACAGTTTCTCCGTACTCTGCGTGGCATCATGCTCTTCCTTCTCACCATCAAGTGTGTGGCTGTGCTGAGGGTGAACAGGACCTTTGCCACCCCTGCTAAACTCCTTTCCCGCTTATTCTCAAGTCTTTTATGGCCAATGGTAAACACTTTATAACTCTTCTTAGGAAAGGTCTTCACTCCAAGCACTGTAATAGTACTTGCTGCAAAATAAAGCAGTTGACATTTATTGCACCTACATTGGTGATATTTGATATATTTTGCAAAGTGTTCTTGCCAAAATGACTAGAAATTGTTGCATCTTCTCTTGTGCTAGATTTCAGGTGTGATCCTGCTGATGGCATCGTCCTGCTTGGGTCATCTGCTGCACATTCAAAGCTCCTGGGCAGTCAGCCCTATTCACGTCCTCCTTAGGACCCTGCCCTGCGTCCTCTACCGGGGACTCAGAGCCACCAGCAATAACAGAGGCCTCCTCCACTCTGACTGCGATGTATTCACCTGTGGAGTTCTGTATCTGTCTGCTGTGGTGTGGACAGCAGTGGTACATGTTTCCCATAATATTACTTTTTGTTTATGTGGTtggttgctttgttttgttttgttttgtgtgtgtgtgtgtggggggggggcttgTAAAACTTGTTGTCAAAAGGTTGATTTCTGTGATAGACAGCAACCCTATCTGAGATCACCTCATTGTTCTGTAAGAATTGTGTCTTTCTTGTAGGTGATTGGTGTGATGTCCTCACTGGTTAGAAGTGCCAGAAGATCTCACAGCAGGAGGAATTTGATCACCATTGCAGAACTGGCAAACTACATCAGACTCAGGGTCTCTGAGCTGACTACTGGGCAACATCAAGAAGCACGAATTGATAACCATACAGAGGGGAGGGTAAGTAACAgcttcaaaaaagaagaaaaaatgcagAACAGTTAGCTTGCTTTATGTAGGTAGATATAGCTTGAATTTAAAAACACTCCGATTGTGGTCAGTAGCTCTTGTTTTGTTCCTAGAAATGTGCCAGTTGACTAAATTATTTTGATTCCTTCCAATATAGAAATagacttttcccttttttcaggCCTACTATCTCGAGGAGTGTGAAAGTTTAGTGGACGAACTGTTGTTCAGACTCAATGCCCTCTCTGACAGCCTGCACCTCAAAGCCCATCGCTACAGGAAGGAGAGTCCTGTCATCTCCCCCACACCAGAGCCCTCCAACATGGACTCACAGGTGAATCCGTCTATATATGTGCCATACAAATAAACTTTGATTGTTTAAagatacacaaaaaaataaatttaaggaGTAAAATCAACATATTTGAATCTCTGTGTGATTCTATTAGGGCTCAGCAAGGTCACAGATAATCATGAATGGCACACATTCAGATGACCAATGTTTGTTAAATCTGGGAGGAACCCCAACTATGTCTCACCTGTTCAGGTAACAGAAATAGAAAAGGCTTCACCCAGTTTGTAGGTATTATTTTTAAGCAGGTACTAAAGGTGAATAACGTAATCATGTGACTAACTATAACACTTATAGGTCCCAGGCTAACAAGGACATCCTGCAGCAGAGGGGTCAGACTGGATGTAACCCCTCCTCCAACTTTGTTGTGGCATCTGATGATAGTTTAAAGGGCAAAAAATGCCCAGAGTCAGCCGGCAAAAGTCAGACCACCTACACAACTTCACCACCAGAGGTTGTGGTGAAAGTTCTGGTCCATGAAGACCCTGCGAGAGCAGTCCCAGATAAACACTAGAGTCCTCATGGAGATAGCAAATCATGAATTCATTGTTCACTCTTATATTTGTTAATTGTTGTAAAGGCATGTGGAATAGGACAGCACGATATATTAATAACAAACCTTCTACTTCTTTTCTTCTTGGTATCGAGGTTGTGGGTAAAAGTCATGATTAAAATGTTTGAAGCAACAAATCTGCTGTTAttaatatccatccatcttcatccgctttatccggggccgggtcgcgggggcagcagcctaagcagagaagcccagacctccctctccccagccacctcctccagcttatccgggggaataccaaggcgttcccaggccagccgagagatataatctcatATCTATAATCTATAATCtctgttattaatatttttgttgaATTTATCTACAAAAAGGTACATTTAACTTGTTATTTTTACCCAGTAGTagcataactttttaaaaacttgttaGCACAAAAGTTTgtaacccatccatccatcaatctaTTTGGAGACAGTGGCAGTGACAAAGCTTTTTACTGCACAGACTCTGGAAGTTTTTCACTCTGAGCCTGAGATCTGCAAACTCAGTGGTCTCTTTCtacaaacagttaaaaactcatctttttagATTTGTGTTTggttaacttttcttttttctctttttgatgTTTGTGATGTCTGTCTTGAAATGTGCTATACGAATAAAAGTTTTGCTTTCTTACAAAAATACAGGAGGTTAAGCTGGAAGTGACAGAGCTTAACATGGTCAGATTTTGattgggagtgaccagaatTAACATGACTAGAAATGAGGGCATCAGAGGGACAGatcaggttgagcagtttggacaGCTTGGACATGCACGGAGAAGGAACAGAGGCCAAAGGATTCTGAAGATAGAGGtgacaggcaggaggaaaaggggAAGACCAAAGAGTAGTGCTGTTCAATACTCCAGATTTTGGTAtcgatccaataccaagtaaacACAGGGCCAGTATTGCCTATGTCGATACTGGCTTGTCGATACAAGCAACACAAAAgtgttcagacatttttcatagtgcatCTTTAAGGTATACTTGTTCatttctaaaacaaaaacaaaccaacaataaCAATTCATTGGGTTACATACTGAACTCAGAggacagaaacaaagtatcaaTGCTGTTGACTTAATATCAGTCCAGTATAAATACCAGATTTCAGCAGTGTTGATATTTGGTATGGACATTTGGAACATTTATGGAAGTAGGGAAGGAGGCCATGCAGAGGGCTGGTGTGACAGGGGAGGGTGAGATGCATGGAGGTAGATTAACTGCTGTGGCATCCCATAAAGGGAACTGtcgaaagaaaaagaagtggagTTGGAACAGTAAGATATGAAAATGACCCTTATGGGTTTCTGTTGTCTTCAACACAGGAAGCTGTAAACATGTAAAGACAGATCACCAGGCCATCTCTTCCTGTTTAATGAATAATTTCCTCCCTAAATCCTCTAAACATCAGGCTAAAAATAGTCCTGTGCAGTGACTATTTATTATTTGTGTACCATATATATTTAAGGTACTGTTAACActcatttaaaacataaaaaatacttttaaaattatgaaactaaacaaacaaacgctTTGAAAAACTTTGCCGTGAGCCAGAAAAGAGTAAACAAAAGCATCCAATAGTATCTGTCAACGTTTCAGCCTCAGGAATTGAGTGGCGACGTGTGATTGGAGGACAGTCGATGATGGCGTCCAATCACGACGTGGCAAGTCAGACAAGTTCCAGtacaggggaggaggagggggtggtgAACTGTGTGCTTTCTGAAGGGCTAGTTTGTATGAAAGGTATGCTAAAGGTTGGTGGGGCCACACATCAGTATTGATCCGGGCGGCTGGTCTGTGCAGCCCGCAGTGTTTTTGATGACATTCATCAGCCTTTTTTATTAGCTAAGTTAATTAGCCGGCTACTCGTGATCGAGCAGCAACAACGATTGACGCGGGGCCGTATCATCTGTGGACACAATGAAGAAGCTTGCTCTGCTGCTAATTGTGCTGCTTGGCGTTGCACATTTCGCGACTGTCAGCAGATGTGAAGAGGGTGAGTGTGGGCATTTGTACAACCCTGCAGCTGAACTATTTATTGAAGTAGGAAGGTCGGTTTATTGTGTTAAAATTAACGAGCTAATTAGTGTAGTTGTGTTAGCTTGCCAGCTAACAGGACCGCTAATGTCAACACACTTGAATAAATGCACTTTAGGGTCTTCACTGAATGCACGCAAGAAATGAATCCAGGCTGTAGTGGATCTGACACGGACTGAAATCAGTGTGTGCTCTGTTTGCTTGCTTATTTGGTGTTTAGATGTTGAAGAAAGCAAAGAGGAGACTGATGAAGAGGACAGTGacgatgaagaggatgatgaagaCGACGATACAGAGGTGAAAGAAGAGAACGGGGTGCTGGTGCTCACCGACAGCAACTTCGACACCTTCATAGACGGCAAAGACACGGTCTTGGTGGAGTTTTACGCTCCATGGTAAGTTGGATGTGCCAAACTACTGAAATCCTTATGAGTCTGAGTGAGTTGGAGAAACAGAAGAAGCTCTGATTGTTTTCAAACTGTAACCAATGAGCCATGCAAACTTTACAGCGTGCCTCTTCCTGTCTACATCCTGTTGCATTATCTCTGTCCCTTTGTTTTTGGTATACTTTAGGTGCGGTCACTGCAAGCAGTTTGCCCCAGAATATGAAAAAATTGCCCAGACGCTCAAGGAGAATGACCCTCCTATACCTGTAGCCAAAGTGGATGCGACAGTGGCCAGTGGTCTGGGGAGCAGGTTCGATGTGTCTGGGTATCCCACCATAAAGATCCTTAAAAACGGGGAGCCTGTGGACTATGACGGAGAGCGGACAGAGAAGGGTAAGAGTGGTTCGTCCAGTCTGAGCATCATTTTGTTAAACAAATGAAGCACCGGCATGGCTAATTTTATCAGTTTCCTGCAGCCATTGTGGAGCGTGTTAAAGAGGTGGCTCAACCAGATTGGAAGCCCCCTCCTGAAGCCACACTGGTGCTGACCAAAGACAACTTTGATGACACTGTAAATAACGCAGACATCATCCTGGTGGAGTTCTACGCCCCATGGTGAGTCAGTTATGAAGTACTGGTTAGATGCCATAAACTGTAGATGGTCTCTGAGGGGGGGAAGTAATAAACTAATTATCACCTCCAGGTGTGGACACTGTAAGCGTCTGGCTCCAGAGTATGAGAAGGCGGCCAAGGAACTGAGCCAGCGCACTCCTCCCATCCCTCTGGCCAAGGTGGACGCCACAGTGGAAAGCGAGCTCGCCTCACGCTTCGGGGTCACCGGCTATCCTACTCTGAAGATCTTCAGGAAGGGCAAGGTGTTTGAATACAACGGACCCAGAGAAAAAAATGGTAGGTCACAAAATGTGTAGTATGTATACTGCGGTTTGACACAGCATGTACATTTGGCTTCTTTTCATCCTCTAACAAAGCTGATCCATGTCTTCCACCTTCTCCATAGGGATTGTTGACTATATGAGTGAGCAGGCTGGGCCGCCCTCCAAGCAGGTACAGGCAGCGAAACAGATCCAGGAGCTCATCAAAGATGGCGATGATGCTGTCATAGTCGGAGTGTTTTCCAGCGAGCAGGATGCAGCCTATGACATCTACGTTGAAGCTTGTAAGTAATTCCATAAAAATAgcgtacagttttttgttttttttcccctctcctctGGGTTTTGATATCACTCATCTTCAGTTCTCTGGAGTTCTTTGGGATTTGCATATGTATTAACTGTATTCACTGCTGTTTGGCTTGCAGGTAACTCGCTAAGGGAGGACTTCACTTTCCGTCACTCCTTCAGTGCCGAAGTGGCCAAACTGCTCAAAGTTTCTCCCGGTCACGTCGTTATTGTCCAGCCTGAAAAATTCCGCTCCAAGCACGAGCCATCGTCTCGCACGTTTTCAGTCAAGGTGGAGTCTTTTACTTCCAACAGATTGTTGTGACTGATTTGAATTTTGTTTCAGTGTGTATGAAACTCATCAGCATTGCAAATGGCTGTGCTTTCGTTCAGTCACCGTTGGTGCATAAATGCACTGCATCGCCTAGCAGCAGCTATCGTTTTGATTGTTGCACTACTCTGATCTGCAAATGTCAGCAGTGTTGCGTTGGGGGGGGGAAAACATTTGACATCAACACGTTCTTCTTCATAATACAGGACTCGACGGTGGTGTCTGACGTGCAAGAGTTCTTCAAAAAACATGTAATTCCTCTTGTGGGACACAGAAAACCAAGCAACGATGCTAAACGCTACACGAAAAGACCCCTGGTGGTTGTGTATTATGGCGTTGACTTCAGCTTTGACTACAGAAAAGGCGAGTAGGGTGGAGGAGTCATCTGCTTACACTTGCAACTACTGTGAATAGCAGCAACATTCATGCGGGAGGAGTTCTGTGCTGTAACACATACGCCttgtctcctttcactttcaGCTACGCAGTTCTGGAGGGGCAAGGTGCTCGATGTAGCCAAAGACTTCCCAGAGTATACATTTGCTATCGCTGATGAGGAGGATTATGCGGAAGAGCTGAAGGGCCTGGGCCTGAGTGAGAGCGGAGAGGAAGTGAATGTGGGAATTCTGGCAGATGGAGGCAAAAAATATGCGATGGAGCCCGAGGAGTTTGACTCGGAAGTGCTGAGAGATTTTGTCGTGGCTTTTAAGAAAGGCAAGTGCTAAAAATCTGTGTGGGGTTTTTGCATGAAGGACTTAACTTGTTCATTTAGAGTTTGTATTGACAGATGTGTAAATTTCACTAAAACTCTAAATTTTGTCCACAGGAAAGCTCAAACCCATCATCAAGTCCCAGCCGGTGCcaaagaacaacaaaggacCTGTTAAGGTGGTTGTAGGAAAAACTTTTGACGATATCGTCATGGATACCCAGAAGGACGTCCTGATCGAGTTTTACGCCCCCTGGTGCGGCCACTGCAAGAAATTAGAGCCTGATTATTTGGCTCTGGGCAAAAAGTACAAGGGTGAGAAAAACCTAGTGATTGCCAAGATGGACGCCACAGCCAACGACGTACCCAACAACAGCTACAAAGTGGAAGGCTTCCCCACGATATATTTCGCCCCGAGCAACAAGA is a genomic window of Astatotilapia calliptera chromosome 9, fAstCal1.2, whole genome shotgun sequence containing:
- the pdia4 gene encoding protein disulfide-isomerase A4; the encoded protein is MKKLALLLIVLLGVAHFATVSRCEEDVEESKEETDEEDSDDEEDDEDDDTEVKEENGVLVLTDSNFDTFIDGKDTVLVEFYAPWCGHCKQFAPEYEKIAQTLKENDPPIPVAKVDATVASGLGSRFDVSGYPTIKILKNGEPVDYDGERTEKAIVERVKEVAQPDWKPPPEATLVLTKDNFDDTVNNADIILVEFYAPWCGHCKRLAPEYEKAAKELSQRTPPIPLAKVDATVESELASRFGVTGYPTLKIFRKGKVFEYNGPREKNGIVDYMSEQAGPPSKQVQAAKQIQELIKDGDDAVIVGVFSSEQDAAYDIYVEACNSLREDFTFRHSFSAEVAKLLKVSPGHVVIVQPEKFRSKHEPSSRTFSVKDSTVVSDVQEFFKKHVIPLVGHRKPSNDAKRYTKRPLVVVYYGVDFSFDYRKATQFWRGKVLDVAKDFPEYTFAIADEEDYAEELKGLGLSESGEEVNVGILADGGKKYAMEPEEFDSEVLRDFVVAFKKGKLKPIIKSQPVPKNNKGPVKVVVGKTFDDIVMDTQKDVLIEFYAPWCGHCKKLEPDYLALGKKYKGEKNLVIAKMDATANDVPNNSYKVEGFPTIYFAPSNKKQSPIKFEGGDRTVEGFSKFLEEHATKLSQKRDEL